GCGGTTCAGAAGATGAATGGACAATGACTGAAAATACTAGTGCCTTCAATCAAAAAAAGATTATGCCCCGTGTTTTACAAGGCGTTGAACACGCTGATTTGCACACGAAATTGTGGGATATCGATTTGAAGACGCCAATTATCCAAGCCCCTTCAGCCGCACAAGGCTTAGCCCATGAAAAGGGTGAAGTAGATACTGCCAAAGGGATGGCTGCAGCCGGTTCAATTTTTTCAATTAGTACGTATGCCAATACACTCGTTGAAGATGCCGCCGCCGCAGCGCCTGATGCACCACAATTCTTCCAACTTTATATGAGCAAAGACGATCAATTTAATGAATTCTTACTACAAAAGGCAGTTAAAGCCGGTGTTAAAGCGATTATTTTAACAGTGGATTCAACATTAGGTGGTTATCGTGAAGCGGATATTCAAACAAAATTCCAATTCCCATTACCAATGCCTAATTTAGCAGCTTATAGTAACTCAGATGGTGCTGGCAAAGGGATTTCAGAAATCTATGCGGCGGCTAAACAAGGTATCGTACCAGAAGATATTCAAAAGATTAAAGAAATTACGCACCTACCCGTCATCGTCAAAGGGATTCAATCACCGGTTGATGCTGAATTAGCGATCCAAGCCGGTGCTGATGGCATTTGGGTATCAAATCATGGCGGCCGTCAATTAGATGGTGGGCCTGCTTCTTTTGAAGTTTTACCATTAGTGGCCCAACAAGTTGCCAAACGGGTGCCAATCATCTTTGATAGTGGCGTGCGTCGTG
This DNA window, taken from Latilactobacillus sakei, encodes the following:
- a CDS encoding lactate oxidase translates to MTYHTSDAETPIDVLNLASLEGRVKERMEAGAFGYIRGGSEDEWTMTENTSAFNQKKIMPRVLQGVEHADLHTKLWDIDLKTPIIQAPSAAQGLAHEKGEVDTAKGMAAAGSIFSISTYANTLVEDAAAAAPDAPQFFQLYMSKDDQFNEFLLQKAVKAGVKAIILTVDSTLGGYREADIQTKFQFPLPMPNLAAYSNSDGAGKGISEIYAAAKQGIVPEDIQKIKEITHLPVIVKGIQSPVDAELAIQAGADGIWVSNHGGRQLDGGPASFEVLPLVAQQVAKRVPIIFDSGVRRGEHVFKALASGADLVAIGRPIIYGLNLGGAQGVTSVIDHLNHELSITMQLAGTKTIDAVKETTLLD